A genomic segment from Diospyros lotus cultivar Yz01 chromosome 5, ASM1463336v1, whole genome shotgun sequence encodes:
- the LOC127802518 gene encoding 2-hydroxyisoflavanone dehydratase-like has translation MESPASEIALEFPPFFRVYKDGRLERFQLSDYVPPAVDPATGVEFKDVVISPETGLKARLFLPKISGSDQRLPLVVHFHGGGFCIGSAFGNINLKYLTSLASQARCIAVSVEYRLAPEHPLPIAHDDSFSALQWVAAHSTGQGPDPWLNRYADFGRVFLAGESAGANLAHHVAVRTGASGLGGVRLLGLVVAHPFFAGKEPDKMMLYLYPGSSGSDDDPKLSPNADPDLGKMGCSRVLACVAEKDWLKPRGVAYCETLKKSGWKGTVELIESEGEDHCFHVFNPNCEKAEALMQKLVSFVNQD, from the coding sequence ATGGAGTCACCAGCCAGCGAAATAGCCCTAGAATTTCCCCCATTCTTCCGAGTTTACAAAGACGGCCGCCTCGAACGCTTCCAGCTATCCGACTACGTCCCCCCCGCCGTCGATCCCGCCACTGGCGTTGAATTCAAGGACGTCGTCATCTCCCCGGAAACCGGACTCAAAGCTCGCCTATTTCTGCCCAAAATCAGCGGCTCCGATCAGAGACTCCCGCTCGTCGTACACTTCCACGGCGGAGGCTTCTGCATTGGATCCGCTTTCGGCAACATCAATCTCAAGTATCTCACCTCTCTCGCCTCCCAAGCCCGCTGCATCGCCGTTTCTGTCGAGTACAGGCTTGCGCCGGAGCACCCATTGCCGATCGCACACGACGATTCGTTTTCCGCGTTGCAGTGGGTCGCCGCCCATTCTACTGGGCAGGGACCCGACCCGTGGCTGAACCGGTACGCGGACTTCGGGAGGGTTTTCTTGGCGGGCGAGAGCGCCGGTGCCAACCTGGCCCACCACGTGGCGGTCCGAACAGGCGCCTCGGGGCTGGGAGGCGTAAGGCTGCTTGGGCTGGTCGTGGCACATCCATTCTTCGCCGGCAAGGAGCCCGACAAAATGATGCTGTACCTGTACCCGGGAAGCAGCGGATCGGACGACGACCCGAAGCTGAGCCCTAATGCGGATCCGGACCTGGGGAAAATGGGCTGCTCCAGGGTGCTGGCCTGCGTGGCGGAAAAGGATTGGCTGAAGCCGAGAGGGGTGGCCTACTGTGAGACATTGAAGAAAAGTGGTTGGAAGGGTACAGTGGAGTTGATTGAGAGCGAAGGAGAGGATCACTGCTTCCATGTCTTCAATCCCAACTGTGAGAAGGCTGAGGCTTTGATGCAAAAGCTGGTTTCCTTCGTAAATcaagattga
- the LOC127802517 gene encoding probable carboxylesterase 2, whose product MAAPTAQVAYDLSPFLRVYKDGKVERLMGTEIVPPSADDHEGVHYKDVVIQAETGVSARLYKPKTTDPSGKLPLLLYFHGGAFFVQTAFSPTYHNFLTSLAGEAKVLVVSVDYRRAPEHPLPAAYDDSWAAVKWAAAGGDPWLRDYANLERLFFAGDSAGANISHNLAMRVGSDGLEGGKLVGIILMHPYFWGKDPIGNEAELVEVRATLERFWALACPTSAGTDDPWINPVADRNLGGLGCREVMVCVAERDPLRERGWLYAKALRKSGWKGRVEMVESEGEGHVFHLDYPNSEKTMALLRRVADFCNQGNADHDGCTMAGCTT is encoded by the coding sequence ATGGCCGCGCCCACTGCCCAGGTTGCCTACGATTTAAGCCCCTTCCTTCGCGTCTACAAAGACGGCAAGGTCGAGAGATTAATGGGCACCGAGATCGTCCCTCCGTCGGCGGACGATCACGAAGGGGTCCACTACAAAGACGTCGTAATCCAGGCGGAAACCGGCGTCTCCGCCAGGCTCTACAAGCCGAAAACGACGGACCCCAGCGGGAAACTTCCCCTCCTGCTATACTTCCACGGCGGTGCATTCTTCGTCCAGACCGCCTTCTCCCCGACGTACCACAATTTCTTAACCTCGCTCGCCGGAGAAGCTAAAGTTCTAGTCGTGTCTGTCGACTACAGAAGGGCTCCGGAGCACCCCCTCCCGGCCGCCTACGACGACTCCTGGGCCGCCGTGAAATGGGCTGCAGCCGGCGGGGATCCGTGGCTGAGAGACTACGCTAATCTCGAGAGGTTGTTCTTCGCCGGAGACAGCGCCGGGGCAAACATATCCCACAATCTGGCGATGCGGGTCGGGTCGGACGGGCTGGAGGGCGGGAAACTGGTGGGGATTATCCTCATGCATCCGTATTTCTGGGGGAAGGACCCGATCGGGAACGAAGCCGAGCTGGTGGAAGTGAGAGCGACGCTGGAGAGGTTCTGGGCGTTGGCGTGCCCGACGAGCGCCGGCACCGACGACCCGTGGATAAACCCGGTGGCGGACCGGAATTTGGGGGGATTGGGATGCCGGGAGGTGATGGTTTGCGTGGCGGAGAGAGACCCTCTGAGAGAGAGGGGATGGCTGTATGCGAAAGCTCTGCGGAAGAGCGGGTGGAAAGGACGAGTGGAGATGGTGGAGAGTGAAGGAGAAGGGCATGTCTTCCACCTCGACTACCCTAATTCGGAGAAGACCATGGCCTTGCTCCGGCGCGTCGCCGATTTCTGCAACCAGGGCAACGCCGATCACGATGGGTGCACGATGGCAGGTTGCACCACTTAG